A window from Phaeocystidibacter marisrubri encodes these proteins:
- a CDS encoding TolC family protein, translated as MMNYKSIGLALASLVSVAVAGQEATSEKRSFSRAEAEMYALENSYDMQRYSLELDRAKAVIFENVATGLPQVTASASFTDNIQIQQQVIEFNGQPTLLAFGVRYGAMGTLQVDQLIFDGSYIVALLATEVVKETAQNSYEKSAIDVREQVAQAYHLVLTTERSLQIIRDNLTFIRQSLFETRELFNTGMVEKQDVDQLDLLVTNLESNEDYLERQAEVARTILKLRMGIPVTESVTLTDNIETLVISAEDATELLSTTFDPTTHIDYRTLETGIHGQELTLRNEQVQWLPKLNGYYSYNHGVQSSSFDGLTNFDSPNNFNFPYQSWGLSLRWSLFQGGRRVARVQEAKVALEQLEVQEAQLSDMLKLQYQTAKAEYAFAVNNFVAQRKNMEIAKDIRDRTAIKFREGISSSLEFTQAENQYQDALRSMINAAQTALDKRVALEKVLGNFNLN; from the coding sequence ATGATGAACTATAAAAGCATCGGTCTAGCTCTTGCCTCGCTGGTTAGCGTTGCGGTTGCGGGTCAGGAGGCCACCTCAGAAAAGAGGTCGTTCTCCCGCGCAGAAGCTGAGATGTATGCACTGGAGAACAGCTACGATATGCAGCGCTATTCTCTAGAACTCGATCGTGCGAAAGCTGTAATTTTTGAGAATGTCGCTACGGGTTTGCCGCAAGTAACGGCTTCTGCCAGTTTCACGGACAACATCCAAATTCAGCAACAAGTCATCGAGTTTAACGGTCAACCTACCCTCCTTGCCTTCGGTGTCCGATACGGTGCTATGGGTACGCTTCAGGTAGACCAGCTCATCTTTGACGGTTCATATATCGTTGCCCTCCTCGCTACAGAGGTGGTAAAGGAAACTGCGCAGAATAGTTATGAGAAATCGGCTATTGATGTGCGCGAGCAAGTGGCGCAAGCCTACCACCTCGTGCTCACCACCGAGCGTTCCCTGCAGATTATCCGCGATAACCTCACCTTCATTCGCCAGAGTTTATTTGAAACTCGCGAACTCTTCAATACAGGTATGGTAGAAAAGCAAGACGTAGATCAATTGGATCTTCTTGTAACCAACTTGGAATCGAATGAAGACTACCTAGAGCGCCAGGCGGAGGTAGCAAGAACCATCCTCAAATTGAGAATGGGTATTCCCGTTACAGAGTCGGTGACGCTTACGGATAACATCGAAACACTCGTGATTTCTGCGGAAGATGCGACCGAATTATTGAGTACCACATTCGATCCAACCACCCACATCGACTACCGCACATTGGAAACCGGCATTCACGGTCAGGAGTTAACCTTGCGCAACGAGCAGGTTCAGTGGCTACCCAAATTAAATGGGTACTACTCATACAACCACGGTGTTCAAAGTTCTTCTTTTGATGGACTCACCAATTTCGACAGCCCAAACAATTTTAACTTCCCTTACCAAAGTTGGGGATTGAGTTTGCGCTGGTCGCTCTTCCAAGGTGGACGAAGAGTTGCGCGTGTTCAGGAGGCCAAAGTAGCCTTAGAGCAACTTGAAGTTCAAGAAGCGCAATTGTCGGACATGCTAAAACTCCAGTACCAAACAGCGAAAGCCGAATACGCTTTTGCGGTCAACAATTTTGTGGCCCAGCGAAAGAACATGGAGATCGCGAAGGACATTCGAGACCGCACGGCCATCAAGTTCCGTGAGGGGATTTCATCCAGCCTCGAATTCACTCAAGCTGAAAATCAATATCAAGATGCGTTGAGAAGTATGATCAACGCTGCCCAAACTGCCCTTGACAAACGAGTAGCCCTCGAAAAAGTCCTTGGCAACTTCAACCTAAACTAA
- the gdhA gene encoding NADP-specific glutamate dehydrogenase — MAKDTQALVDTFMESVKARNGHEPEFLQAVEEVAESVIPFIEENPKYKAAKILERMVEPERVIMFRVPWTDDNGNVQVNRGYRVEFNSAIGPYKGGLRFHPSVNLSVLKFLGFEQVFKNSLTTLPMGGGKGGSDFDPKGKSDNEVMRFCQSFMTELQRHIGPDTDVPAGDIGVGGREIGYMFGQYKRLRNEFTGVLTGKGLNWGGSLIRPEATGYGTVYFAQEMLNTKGESFDGKTVVVSGSGNVAQFAVEKCIQLGAKVVTMSDSGGFIHDADGIDTEKLAYIMELKNVKRGRISEYTEKYPNASFTAGKTPWGIKCDIALPCATQNELNGDDAKVLLSNGVMAVGEGANMPCTPEAVHAFHSAKILFSPGKASNAGGVATSGLEMSQNSLRMSWSREEVDAKLHGIMKSIHAACVKYGTQADGTVDYVKGANLAGFVKVADAMMDQGVV; from the coding sequence ATGGCTAAAGACACTCAAGCATTGGTGGATACCTTCATGGAATCCGTTAAAGCTCGCAACGGACACGAACCTGAATTCCTTCAGGCAGTAGAAGAAGTTGCGGAATCGGTTATCCCGTTCATTGAGGAAAACCCTAAGTACAAGGCAGCCAAGATTCTCGAAAGAATGGTTGAACCTGAGCGTGTTATCATGTTCCGTGTGCCTTGGACAGACGACAACGGTAACGTACAGGTAAACCGCGGTTACCGTGTAGAATTTAACTCGGCAATTGGTCCATACAAAGGTGGTCTTCGTTTCCACCCAAGCGTGAACCTTTCTGTATTGAAGTTCCTCGGGTTCGAGCAAGTATTTAAGAACTCTTTGACTACTCTTCCTATGGGTGGTGGTAAAGGGGGTTCTGACTTCGACCCTAAAGGAAAATCAGATAATGAAGTAATGCGTTTTTGTCAAAGCTTCATGACTGAGCTTCAACGTCACATTGGTCCAGACACTGACGTACCTGCTGGTGATATCGGCGTAGGTGGTCGTGAAATTGGATACATGTTTGGTCAGTACAAGCGTCTCCGCAACGAATTTACCGGTGTATTGACAGGTAAAGGTTTGAACTGGGGTGGCTCACTCATTCGTCCAGAAGCAACTGGTTACGGAACTGTATATTTCGCACAAGAAATGTTGAACACCAAGGGTGAGTCGTTTGACGGCAAAACCGTTGTGGTTTCAGGTTCTGGTAACGTAGCTCAATTCGCAGTTGAAAAGTGTATTCAGCTGGGTGCCAAAGTGGTTACCATGTCAGATTCGGGTGGATTTATCCACGACGCTGACGGTATCGACACTGAAAAGCTTGCGTACATCATGGAATTGAAGAACGTGAAGCGCGGCAGAATTAGCGAGTACACTGAAAAGTACCCGAACGCTTCTTTCACCGCTGGAAAAACTCCTTGGGGTATCAAGTGTGATATCGCTCTTCCATGTGCAACTCAAAATGAGTTGAACGGAGACGATGCAAAAGTTCTTCTTAGCAATGGTGTAATGGCCGTTGGAGAAGGAGCAAACATGCCTTGTACTCCGGAAGCGGTTCACGCATTCCACAGCGCTAAAATTCTTTTCTCTCCTGGTAAAGCGTCTAACGCTGGTGGTGTGGCCACTTCAGGTTTGGAGATGTCGCAAAACTCACTTCGCATGAGCTGGTCTCGTGAAGAAGTAGACGCGAAGCTTCATGGTATTATGAAAAGTATCCACGCTGCATGTGTGAAGTACGGTACACAAGCCGACGGAACGGTTGATTACGTAAAAGGCGCTAACCTTGCCGGTTTCGTTAAAGTAGCTGATGCTATGATGGATCAAGGTGTGGTTTAA
- a CDS encoding PKD domain-containing protein has product MQKALYTVVMAFFSTIAFAQYIVPHSGSDSSNACTGTLYDHGGATGGYSNGANGIFYITAPGSSLSMTFTAFQLESCCDYVRIYDGIGTTGALLLTANGTAIPNGGNPIVAPSGTATVRFTSDGSVVRSGFAMDWISSGGSTTPSVSFTTSTSNPPLNFPISFTNTSSTGDYSWDFGDGSTSTDKDPSHVYTASGTYTVQLTVTTCGGGTASSSQTVTVQGAPVYTVAPDSLYASVSCGGFAQGSFVISNDTSGTLGYSLTNYELPAPDPYIINEDFESGLGSFSVSPNAATGFGATNFTGVSPSGSKYLYLTGYTSTYEGLVNSFTPAQPNYFSYYVSVPYTSSYLGRTYLIQDPAYPYSPQLYSSYIRYGSLYVQTGTSTYAYPLNTSNWNQIEVININYTTHTYDLRINGAVVQTGLTFTHSTLTEVSALLISNTSSTPGISFDLIQLRDDNRPTPLTLSQTSGLLNAGNSVSVTASINTTGMIAGTYNYEVAIHTNSSGLDSLKTIPFVLDIQGASSMDLDQYCLNYGSQYTAITTTDSVEIINSGCDSLVISSITSTNADFVTSASALTVEPFDTAYLYVTFNPSAAGVYTDSIHLVSNAGDTAICLTATGLASAIGSLDSSAYNITSVGCNDSVHFNLEVINTGQAALNWDLQTSSQFMDDFNASTTPSALWQSIGTNLIGAHCYARSGNSLSMYGSNRSAITVPFDTYGSDSVSFWARPGFSSSPCERPDGGENLFVQYSTNGITWTTLGTIYNTYTTPTRYSYLIPVTGTVQIRLYQSSFTGSGNDHYLVDDFQISGQSGRFVFHPSTASTPANDTTQVQASVYVGDLVSGTYTYNVILSSNDPSQPILTFPVTLTIQGEPNMVVASSSCVDFGNVINGNVLTDSVLVYNDGCDSLHFSGVSSTNAEFVGTMSPSSIAAGDSAYLHITFTSTSIGTLSDTLTIQSNDSIAAICLTALGIGAPNFAVTPDSIYVSTNSCDDSLFVNLAVTNAGGLSPLTYQMDSIKGGATSALNVTVLKTYSDLNREYPPTLAALTTNLPNATITESTASTAAALTADLVNAHVLVIAEQENISSTIAATLAPAIQAFVNNGGSVVICGNSLSVVNGFGVMTASYANNTSGGLLTINNPSSPVFTGINTSAFYAYSATLYMNITNPGLEQLAYYSSSTYSVVSVHPYGSGKVGYYGFDFYSYDVQTQLGLANLVQYVAPNVGSVDWAYLTNDTATVASGATSNTGVHLFSAGLPNGRYTGVIQVNTNDPANAVVEIPVVFDVNGEASMRLSGGCLDFDSLIVGLQKIDTTTVYNDGCDTLVITGTNSSTGDYAFQGTLPLHIAPGDSLDVEVVFTPTAMGNRDDTLWVYASSDTLPLCVNGLGLGAPQLSVQSDSLVVELNKCDNFVLETYDLTNTGAGSLTYEVIFGDYYADTSYQTFASSGAVTNHSFTGTPATADSIVVTVITVGDYEQSYEYYNLYVEGSYLATTNGRTSTFGQPDTVSFVFVNPTQSLGTWLADGTLDVDVYNNSSVGYYSTLPNSVEVQVEIYSSAMPPWLTFPSTSTGTLAVGATDTKSLLFNATVVPAGTYTIDMIVLSNDPVTPRKVVPVIFDVREEPSIRLSDTCLSFPITQVGDTSSATIWVVNDGCVALNVTSITSASNVFKVNPTVFSVPAKDSVQVTVDFVPTSISNYSSSITVNSNAGIETFCVNGSANATPIADFQYNIIDPCSGQVYFSDHSTRNPTAFSWEFGDGTISNIQNPVHDYEKPGTYAVRLTASNSYGWDTITQYVTVNPLYVGFEIEMNGSLVTNDTLYKNTLIQFLDSSLTGSTWKWYLGDGTVSTLQNPTHTYSSVGNFQISLEVEDTAGCKDTYVKSYWIISGIGVDESLAGSLQLYPNPSSGFFTVDWSATSFSRVQIDLLDSRGAVLYHTDATGENRLDLDLSHLPDAMYILRVTNEDGRVVHERLIKQ; this is encoded by the coding sequence ATGCAAAAAGCTCTCTACACAGTGGTGATGGCGTTTTTCTCGACCATCGCTTTTGCACAGTACATCGTGCCTCATTCTGGAAGTGACTCATCTAATGCTTGTACCGGAACACTCTATGACCACGGAGGCGCCACGGGGGGTTATAGCAATGGAGCAAATGGCATTTTCTATATCACCGCACCGGGTTCTTCGCTCAGTATGACTTTCACCGCGTTTCAATTGGAATCGTGCTGCGACTATGTTCGTATCTATGATGGAATTGGTACCACTGGCGCATTGTTACTAACCGCGAACGGCACTGCCATTCCGAATGGAGGCAACCCAATTGTTGCACCAAGTGGTACGGCTACGGTGCGCTTTACTTCAGATGGCTCTGTAGTGAGAAGTGGATTTGCCATGGACTGGATTTCGTCTGGAGGTAGTACTACTCCATCGGTTTCTTTCACAACGTCTACTTCAAACCCACCTTTGAATTTCCCAATTTCATTTACGAATACGTCTTCTACTGGCGATTATTCGTGGGATTTTGGGGATGGTTCTACTAGTACCGATAAAGATCCGAGTCACGTGTATACAGCGTCAGGAACATATACTGTTCAGTTGACGGTCACTACTTGTGGTGGAGGAACAGCATCGTCAAGTCAGACGGTTACGGTACAAGGTGCGCCTGTTTATACCGTTGCTCCAGATTCGCTTTATGCATCAGTTTCTTGTGGAGGATTTGCCCAAGGCAGCTTTGTGATTTCCAATGATACATCGGGAACACTGGGTTATTCCCTGACCAATTACGAGCTGCCCGCTCCTGATCCCTATATCATCAATGAAGATTTTGAATCGGGATTGGGAAGTTTTTCAGTTTCACCCAACGCGGCAACTGGTTTCGGAGCTACCAATTTTACGGGAGTTTCTCCTTCGGGAAGTAAGTACCTCTACTTGACTGGATATACCAGTACCTACGAAGGTCTAGTGAATTCGTTCACCCCAGCACAACCTAATTATTTCTCATACTACGTTTCGGTTCCTTATACCTCGTCGTACTTGGGGAGAACCTACTTGATTCAAGATCCAGCCTATCCGTACAGTCCGCAGCTCTATAGCTCGTACATCCGTTACGGAAGTCTCTATGTTCAAACGGGTACGTCTACCTATGCCTACCCACTGAATACCTCCAATTGGAATCAGATTGAAGTTATCAATATCAACTATACCACCCACACCTACGATTTGCGAATTAATGGAGCAGTGGTGCAAACTGGTTTGACCTTTACACATAGCACTCTAACTGAAGTTTCTGCTTTGTTGATCTCCAATACGAGTAGCACTCCGGGTATCTCTTTTGACTTGATTCAATTGAGAGACGACAATCGTCCAACGCCGCTCACCCTTTCTCAAACTTCTGGTTTGTTGAACGCAGGGAATTCGGTTTCAGTAACCGCTTCCATCAATACGACAGGAATGATTGCGGGCACTTACAATTATGAAGTAGCCATTCATACCAATTCAAGTGGTTTAGATTCATTGAAAACGATTCCGTTCGTGTTGGATATTCAAGGCGCGAGTTCCATGGATTTGGATCAGTATTGCTTGAATTATGGGAGTCAGTATACCGCGATTACCACAACAGACTCTGTAGAAATCATCAATTCTGGCTGTGATAGCTTGGTGATATCTTCGATTACTTCAACCAACGCTGATTTCGTGACCAGTGCAAGTGCATTAACGGTTGAACCTTTTGACACGGCGTACTTATACGTCACCTTTAATCCGAGTGCCGCAGGAGTGTATACGGATAGTATCCACTTGGTTTCCAATGCGGGTGATACGGCGATTTGTCTCACTGCAACCGGATTGGCTTCGGCCATTGGGTCCCTGGATTCCAGCGCTTACAATATCACCTCCGTTGGTTGTAACGACTCTGTACACTTCAATTTGGAGGTGATCAATACAGGACAGGCGGCATTGAACTGGGACCTTCAAACGTCCAGTCAATTTATGGATGATTTTAATGCTTCTACTACGCCGAGCGCGCTTTGGCAGTCGATTGGAACGAACCTCATTGGCGCACATTGCTACGCTCGATCGGGAAATTCCCTTTCCATGTACGGTAGCAATCGTTCGGCGATTACCGTTCCTTTTGACACATATGGATCTGACTCGGTTTCCTTTTGGGCACGACCAGGATTTTCATCCAGTCCTTGTGAAAGACCAGATGGCGGTGAGAATCTCTTCGTGCAGTATTCTACAAACGGAATTACTTGGACGACTCTAGGAACCATCTACAATACCTATACAACACCTACTCGCTATTCCTATTTGATTCCGGTAACAGGCACTGTTCAAATTCGCCTTTATCAATCGAGCTTTACGGGTTCGGGTAATGACCATTATTTGGTTGATGATTTCCAAATCTCAGGTCAATCTGGACGATTTGTCTTCCATCCAAGCACGGCATCTACCCCTGCAAATGATACCACCCAGGTACAAGCAAGTGTATACGTAGGTGATTTGGTGAGTGGAACGTACACGTACAATGTGATTCTGAGCTCGAACGATCCATCTCAACCTATTCTGACTTTCCCAGTGACACTCACTATCCAAGGGGAGCCAAACATGGTAGTGGCTTCCTCATCTTGTGTTGATTTTGGAAATGTGATCAATGGAAATGTACTTACAGATTCTGTATTGGTTTATAACGATGGTTGTGATTCCTTACACTTTTCTGGAGTGAGTTCTACGAATGCGGAATTTGTTGGAACGATGAGCCCGAGCTCTATTGCAGCGGGAGATTCAGCATACTTGCACATCACCTTTACATCAACCTCTATTGGAACGCTTTCGGATACGCTGACTATACAAAGCAATGATAGTATCGCGGCGATCTGTTTGACCGCTCTTGGAATTGGAGCTCCTAACTTTGCGGTTACTCCAGATTCCATTTATGTTTCAACGAATTCATGTGACGATTCTCTCTTTGTCAACCTCGCGGTTACCAACGCAGGAGGACTTTCTCCGCTTACTTATCAAATGGATAGCATTAAAGGAGGCGCAACATCTGCCTTGAATGTTACCGTGCTTAAGACCTATTCAGATCTGAATCGTGAATATCCGCCTACCCTTGCTGCACTAACTACTAATCTGCCAAATGCAACGATTACAGAGTCTACGGCTTCAACCGCGGCAGCATTGACAGCAGACCTCGTCAATGCACATGTGTTGGTGATTGCAGAGCAAGAGAACATAAGCTCTACCATCGCAGCTACCTTGGCGCCGGCCATTCAAGCCTTTGTAAATAATGGAGGTAGCGTTGTGATTTGCGGAAACAGTCTTTCGGTTGTCAATGGCTTTGGTGTGATGACAGCATCGTATGCTAATAACACGTCCGGTGGACTCCTCACCATTAACAATCCGAGTAGTCCGGTATTTACGGGTATCAATACAAGTGCATTCTATGCGTACTCCGCAACCTTGTATATGAATATTACCAACCCAGGCTTGGAGCAATTGGCTTACTATTCTAGTTCAACCTACAGTGTGGTATCCGTTCATCCTTACGGTTCAGGTAAGGTGGGGTATTACGGATTTGACTTCTATTCTTATGATGTCCAAACCCAATTGGGATTGGCTAATTTGGTTCAATACGTTGCGCCAAATGTAGGTTCTGTAGATTGGGCTTACCTCACAAACGATACCGCCACAGTGGCTAGTGGAGCAACTTCCAATACTGGGGTTCATTTGTTCTCTGCAGGATTGCCTAATGGTCGTTACACCGGCGTCATACAAGTGAATACCAATGATCCTGCAAATGCAGTTGTTGAAATTCCAGTGGTATTCGACGTGAATGGTGAAGCATCTATGCGTTTGTCTGGTGGTTGCCTCGATTTCGATTCACTGATTGTTGGACTCCAAAAGATAGATACGACTACGGTTTACAACGATGGCTGCGACACACTTGTGATTACAGGAACCAACAGTTCAACGGGAGATTATGCCTTCCAAGGAACTCTTCCATTGCACATTGCTCCGGGTGATTCCCTTGATGTTGAAGTGGTTTTTACTCCAACCGCGATGGGTAATAGAGATGATACGCTTTGGGTTTATGCCTCTAGCGATACGCTTCCACTTTGTGTGAACGGATTAGGGTTAGGAGCTCCTCAACTAAGTGTACAAAGCGATAGTTTGGTAGTGGAGTTGAACAAATGCGACAACTTTGTCCTAGAAACATATGACCTGACGAATACAGGTGCTGGTTCGTTGACGTATGAAGTCATTTTTGGCGATTACTATGCGGATACCAGTTATCAGACCTTCGCTTCTTCTGGAGCGGTAACCAATCACTCCTTTACGGGAACGCCAGCAACGGCAGATTCCATTGTTGTCACCGTTATTACTGTAGGTGATTATGAACAGTCGTACGAATACTACAACCTCTATGTAGAGGGCAGCTATTTGGCAACTACCAACGGTAGAACAAGCACCTTTGGTCAGCCGGATACTGTATCCTTTGTGTTTGTAAATCCTACACAATCGTTGGGTACTTGGCTGGCCGATGGCACCTTAGACGTAGATGTTTACAACAACTCCAGTGTTGGGTATTATTCAACCTTGCCAAACTCTGTAGAAGTTCAAGTAGAAATCTACTCTTCTGCAATGCCGCCGTGGTTGACATTCCCGTCTACTTCAACTGGTACGTTGGCGGTTGGTGCAACCGATACTAAATCGCTGCTCTTTAACGCTACAGTTGTTCCTGCGGGAACATATACCATCGATATGATTGTTCTTTCGAATGACCCTGTAACCCCTAGGAAGGTGGTTCCCGTTATTTTCGATGTTCGCGAAGAACCATCTATTCGACTGTCCGATACGTGTTTGAGCTTCCCTATCACTCAAGTGGGCGATACCAGTTCAGCGACAATTTGGGTGGTAAACGATGGATGTGTGGCCTTGAATGTGACGAGCATTACTTCGGCTAGCAATGTGTTTAAAGTAAATCCGACGGTATTCTCCGTACCTGCCAAAGACAGTGTGCAAGTAACTGTTGATTTCGTTCCAACTTCGATTTCCAACTACAGTTCAAGCATTACAGTGAATAGCAATGCCGGCATTGAAACCTTCTGTGTGAATGGTTCGGCAAATGCCACTCCAATTGCCGATTTCCAATACAACATTATTGATCCGTGTTCAGGACAGGTTTACTTCTCCGATCACTCAACGAGAAACCCAACAGCGTTCTCTTGGGAGTTTGGCGATGGTACAATATCCAACATTCAGAACCCAGTACATGATTATGAGAAGCCTGGAACGTATGCGGTACGACTCACAGCTTCAAATTCATACGGATGGGATACCATCACTCAATATGTTACTGTGAATCCACTGTACGTTGGATTCGAGATTGAAATGAACGGATCTTTGGTTACCAATGACACGCTCTACAAGAATACGCTCATCCAGTTTCTCGATAGTAGTTTGACGGGATCAACCTGGAAGTGGTACTTGGGCGATGGAACGGTTTCAACCCTTCAAAACCCTACGCATACGTATTCAAGCGTGGGTAACTTCCAGATCTCGTTAGAGGTGGAAGATACGGCCGGGTGTAAAGACACGTATGTGAAGTCGTACTGGATCATCAGTGGAATTGGTGTAGATGAGAGCCTTGCCGGAAGTCTTCAACTTTATCCAAACCCTTCCAGTGGATTCTTTACTGTTGATTGGTCGGCAACATCGTTTAGCCGCGTTCAAATCGACCTTCTCGATTCTCGAGGTGCCGTTCTCTATCACACTGATGCAACTGGGGAAAACCGACTTGATTTAGACTTGAGCCATTTGCCAGATGCCATGTACATTCTCCGAGTGACGAATGAGGATGGAAGAGTGGTTCACGAACGACTTATCAAACAATAG
- a CDS encoding lysophospholipid acyltransferase family protein — protein sequence MKNLIVKGFGIIYHLWYYVVMAAVILAIFPFIYATSRKPEDYPKFFRWARIWAKSTLFLMGIRVRSEGREKIKKDQLYVICANHTSELDIMMTLALVPNCFVFIGKKELASLPLFGYFYKKTNVLVDRKSVSSKRRAMDRAAEKLEAGIGMCIFPEGGIPQTDELAPFKMGAFKLAVDYQVPILSIAYPDNKRHFPDFSKGGYPGIVRARIIGNDDTTGLTESDLKALRDRTYHRIFDALKELRAS from the coding sequence GTGAAAAACCTCATTGTAAAAGGATTCGGAATCATATACCATCTTTGGTATTACGTGGTAATGGCTGCAGTAATTTTAGCCATTTTTCCATTTATATATGCCACTTCTCGCAAGCCAGAAGACTATCCAAAGTTTTTCCGGTGGGCTCGAATTTGGGCGAAGTCCACACTCTTTTTGATGGGGATACGCGTCCGATCGGAAGGAAGGGAGAAAATCAAAAAAGACCAGTTGTACGTGATCTGTGCCAACCACACCTCTGAGTTAGACATCATGATGACCCTTGCACTGGTGCCCAATTGTTTCGTGTTCATCGGCAAGAAGGAGCTGGCATCACTTCCCCTCTTTGGCTACTTCTACAAGAAAACCAACGTGCTGGTAGATCGCAAAAGCGTGAGTTCAAAACGCCGTGCGATGGACCGAGCTGCCGAGAAATTAGAAGCGGGAATTGGCATGTGCATTTTCCCAGAAGGTGGCATTCCGCAAACCGATGAATTGGCTCCATTTAAAATGGGAGCCTTTAAACTAGCTGTAGATTATCAAGTTCCCATCTTGTCCATTGCCTACCCAGACAACAAGCGTCACTTCCCCGATTTCTCGAAAGGGGGATACCCTGGGATAGTCCGTGCTCGAATTATCGGAAACGACGATACAACGGGCTTGACCGAAAGCGATTTGAAGGCATTGCGAGACCGCACCTATCATCGTATCTTTGACGCTCTAAAAGAGTTACGCGCATCATGA
- a CDS encoding TetR/AcrR family transcriptional regulator: MENQEREIIAGSVELFLKYGIRSITMDDVARELTISKKTLYKYVSNKADLVDRSVKLAFRGIHQAIDDVRAHSTNAIDEIFDIDEAVNETIRQKHPAIEFQLAKYYPKTWKWLESNQHRIVFEHTKENLLKGMEQGLYRSDLNAEYIAHVYFGRFMGMRMDNVFPESICENPEFLHQSLIYHVRGIASANGLEYLEQKLQREIETTQTI; encoded by the coding sequence ATGGAGAACCAAGAGAGAGAAATAATCGCTGGAAGCGTTGAATTGTTCTTGAAATACGGCATTCGCAGTATTACAATGGACGATGTTGCACGCGAATTGACCATCTCGAAAAAGACTCTTTACAAATATGTGAGCAACAAGGCCGACTTGGTGGATCGCAGTGTAAAGTTGGCTTTTAGAGGGATACATCAGGCGATTGATGATGTGAGAGCGCATTCCACCAATGCTATTGACGAAATTTTTGACATCGATGAAGCGGTGAACGAAACGATCCGTCAAAAGCACCCAGCTATCGAATTCCAATTAGCGAAGTACTATCCAAAAACTTGGAAGTGGCTTGAATCCAATCAACACAGGATTGTATTTGAACACACCAAAGAAAACTTGCTAAAGGGGATGGAACAGGGCTTGTACCGTTCAGACCTGAACGCTGAGTACATCGCTCATGTGTATTTCGGAAGATTTATGGGGATGCGCATGGACAATGTTTTCCCAGAGAGCATTTGCGAGAATCCTGAATTCCTTCACCAAAGTTTGATTTACCACGTGAGAGGAATTGCTTCAGCAAATGGCTTGGAATACTTGGAGCAGAAACTCCAAAGAGAAATTGAAACAACACAAACTATATAA
- a CDS encoding Spy/CpxP family protein refolding chaperone — protein MKRVNFSVLASMGAIVFSTLVAVPVVAQEAQPKGRGGEAQLNRMAEELELSDEQRESIGAIFATQQERTRAKMEEVRAIREETKSEIQAVLTKEQLEKWNESRPSRPIRGEYNSERGTRGGRRDNSARSNLHLDRIAEDLELTEEQRTRVEAIIEANRIKMRERREQMREERSAMMREMQEVLTEEQMVEWKKSHGQRAHRGREE, from the coding sequence ATGAAGCGAGTAAATTTCTCTGTGTTGGCTTCCATGGGAGCCATTGTTTTCTCCACTCTAGTTGCCGTTCCAGTTGTGGCTCAAGAAGCCCAGCCAAAAGGGCGAGGAGGAGAAGCTCAATTGAATCGAATGGCCGAAGAATTGGAGTTGTCTGATGAACAACGTGAAAGCATCGGTGCTATCTTTGCCACTCAGCAAGAACGTACTCGCGCCAAAATGGAGGAGGTAAGAGCCATTCGCGAGGAGACTAAAAGTGAGATTCAAGCCGTTCTCACCAAAGAGCAGTTGGAGAAGTGGAATGAATCTCGACCTTCTCGTCCCATAAGAGGGGAGTACAACAGCGAAAGGGGGACAAGAGGCGGTCGACGAGATAATTCAGCACGTTCAAATCTCCATCTCGATCGAATAGCCGAGGATCTCGAATTGACGGAGGAGCAACGCACTAGAGTGGAGGCAATCATAGAGGCGAATAGAATCAAGATGAGGGAACGCCGCGAACAAATGCGTGAAGAAAGAAGCGCGATGATGCGCGAAATGCAAGAGGTTCTCACCGAAGAACAAATGGTGGAATGGAAAAAATCACACGGCCAAAGAGCTCATCGAGGTCGAGAAGAATAG
- the gatC gene encoding Asp-tRNA(Asn)/Glu-tRNA(Gln) amidotransferase subunit GatC, whose amino-acid sequence MNISREEINKLAHLSRLELDDKAVDKMQEDLNKILGFVAQIEKMELDGVEPLVYMTEETNILREDTVVQEITHAEALKNAPDADTDYFRVSTVKK is encoded by the coding sequence ATGAACATCTCACGCGAAGAAATAAACAAGCTTGCTCATTTATCCCGACTTGAATTGGACGATAAGGCCGTAGACAAGATGCAGGAAGACTTGAATAAGATTCTCGGCTTTGTAGCGCAGATTGAAAAGATGGAGCTAGATGGTGTTGAGCCCTTGGTATACATGACCGAGGAGACCAATATTCTTCGCGAAGACACGGTTGTTCAAGAAATCACTCATGCTGAGGCATTGAAAAATGCTCCAGATGCCGACACGGACTACTTCCGCGTTTCTACGGTAAAGAAGTAA